GTGAAATCACCGCCCTCGCCCACAACAGCCACGTTCGCGCCGCGCAGCCATGCTTTGCGGATACGTGCGTTCAGGACCGGAGCTTCGACGCGCGGGTTGGCGCCGATGATGACGATGTTCTCTGCGGTATCGAGGTCTTCGACAGCAGCGTTACCGACGTAAGCCGAACGGTTGCCAGCAGGCACGCGCGAACGGTTGGTACGGGATTCGACGTTGCCGCCGAGGCCTTCGACCAGAGTCTTGAGGCTGTAGGCTGCTTCGACGTTGACCAGATCACCGATCAGACCGGCGACCTTCTTGCCCTTCATCGCGGCAGCGGTAGCTGCGAGAGCCTCGCCCCACGATGCTTTGCGGAGCTTGCCGTTCTCACGGATATACGGCGTGTCGAGGCGTTGGCGACGCAGACCGTCCCAAACGAAGCGCGACTTGTCCGAAATCCATTCTTCGTTCACGCCGTCGTGGTTGCGCGGCAGGATACGCATGACCTGACGGCCTTTGGTATCGACGCGGATGTTGGAACCCAGAGCGTCCATCACGTCGATGGTTTCGGTCTTGGTCAGTTCCCACGGACGGGCGGTGAAAGCGTAAGGCTTGGAAACCAGCGCACCGACCGGGCAGAGGTCGATGATGTTACCCTGCATATTCGAATCGAGGGTCTGGTTCAGGTAGCTGGTGATCTCTGCATCTTCACCGCGGCCGGTCTGGCCCATCTGCATGATGCCGGCGACTTCGGAGGTGAAGCGGACGCAGCGGGTGCAGCTGATGCAGCGGGTCATGTGGGTTTCGACCAGCGGGCCAAGATCGAGGTCGTCCACAGCGCGCTTCGGTTCGCGGAAACGCGAGAAGTCGACACCGTAGGCCATCGCCTGGTCCTGAAGGTCACATTCACCACCCTGGTCGCAGATCGGGCAATCCAGCGGGTGGTTGATGAGAAGGAATTCCATCACGCCTTCGCGCGCTTTCTTCACCATCGGAGAGTTCGTCTTGACGACCGGCGGCTGGCCTTCCGGTCCAGGACGGAGGTCTTTGACCTGCATGGCGCACGAAGCAGCAGGCTTCGGCGGACCACCTACGACTTCGACGAGACACATGCGGCAGTTGCCCGCGATGGACAGACGCTCGTGGTAGCAGAAGCGCGGGACTTCGATTCCGGCTTCTTCACAAGCCTGAATCAGCGTCATGGCACCCGGTACTTCCAGCTCAATCCCGTCGATGATGATTTTTTTCAAATCGGACATGGCCAGCCTTTTGGTTCTTGTCGCTCCGACGCAATGCCGATCGCGCAATGCACGATTAGGCACTCGGTCGCGGGCGTTCTAACGCGGCTTGCCGCGCTACGCCAGTCGTTACGACACCAAAAGGCGTGGAAAATTCACGGCATATCCGAAAAGAGCGCACCAAATACCCGAGAATATGGCTTGCAACGGCCTTTCGAGCAGATTGCCGCAAATATATGCGACTTTCAGGATGTTACCGATAGACTCGGAAATGATACAAAAAGGCCCGCCGAATGGGCGGGCCTCATATCCGAGTGATTCAGTGGATTAACGAACCCACAGTCGTGTTCGCGGCCATCTCGGCCTCCCCTACCGCGCAGTAGGTCGCATCATTGCCGGACACCGCGCCCTTATCGGCAAGGCGCTGGCGAGCGATGTCTTCGAGGCGGGCTTTCTCGACCTTGTCGTCCACATAGGCGTCGATCTCGTCACCGCTGTAGCCCAGTTCGCGGGCACGGCTCTTGAGGCCGTTGAGGTAGGAATATCCACGGATCAGGCGAACGCTGATGTTGTCGCAATTGTCGGCGATCTCGATTGCCATACCGGCAGCAATCAGGCCCTCGCTGATTTCGGTCACGTCCTTGAGCGGCGTCTGCGCGCCCGACGCCGTTGCGATAGTCGCTGCAAGCAGGGTCGGAAGAATGAGTCTGCGCATGGTCGTCCTTTCGTTGAATGCGGGGCATGAAATGGAGCGAACCCCACCGCTATTCAATATCACCCCGCCAAAACGTGATTGCATTCGCAGAAACGAGCCGCGGCCTGCCTCTGTTTTCCAGAGTGCAGGCCGCTTGGTCCGTGAGTGGACTAGCGCCCGTCGCAAGACGAACCAGACGTCACTACACATCAAGGCATGTGAATACGATAGTGGTTTTCCCCACCTGCGAAAATGCACAGAAACGCAAAAGGCAGCCCGAAGGCTGCCTTACGCTAAGTCACTGTTCTGCTTAATTATTCAGCGGCGATGCTCTTGCCGTTGACGCGGTCTTCGATCACGTCGCGGAAGTTGCGGATCAGACCCTGGATCGGCCATGCAGCGGCGTCGCCGAGCGCACAGATCGTGTGGCCTTCGACCTGCTTGGTCACGTTGAACAGCATGTCGATTTCTTCGACCGACGCGTTGCCCTGAACGAGACGCTCCATCACGCGCATCATCCAGCCGGTACCTTCGCGGCACGGGGTACACTGGCCGCAGCTCTCGTGCTTGTAGAACTTCGACAGGCGCCAGATCGCTTTGATGATGTCGGTCGACTTGTCCATGACGATGACCGCTGCGGTGCCGAGGCCCGAACCGAGCTCGCCCCGCAGGTAGTCGAAGTCCATGATGGCGTCTTTCATCTTCTCGCCGCGCACACACGGAACCGACGAGCCACCCGGAATAACGGCAAGCAGGTTGTCCCAGCCGCCACGGATGCCGCCGCAGTGCTTTTCGATCAGCTCTTCGAAGGAGATCGACATCTCTTCTTCAACGACGCACGGGTTGTTTACGTGGCCCGAGATCGCGAACAGCTTGGTGCCCGCGTTGTTCTGGCGGCCGAAGCCCGAGAACCACGACGCGCCGCGGCGCAGGATGGTCGGAACAACAGCAATCGATTCGACGTTGTTCACGGTGGTCGGGCAGCCGTAGAGGCCCGCGCCAGCCGGGAACGGCGGCTTCATGCGGGGCATGCCCTTTTTGCCTTCGAGGCTTTCGATCAGCGCGGTTTCTTCACCGCAGATGTAAGCGCCAGCACCGTGGTGCAAATAGAGATCGAAGTCGTAGCCCGAACCGGCAGCGTTCTTGCCCAGAAGGCCAGCGTCATAAGCTTCGTCGATTGCAGCCTGAAGTGCCTCGCGCTCGCGGATGTATTCGCCGCGCAGGTAGATGTAGCAGGCGTGAGCATTCATCGCGAACGACGCAATCAGGCAGCCTTCGATCAGAGTGTGCGGATCATGCCGCATGATCTCGCGGTCCTTACAGGTGCCCGGCTCCGATTCGTCGGCGTTCACGACGAGGTACGACGGACGACCGTCCGATTCCTTGGGCATGAAGGACCACTTCAGACCGGTGGGGAAGCCCGCACCGCCACGACCGCGAAGACCCGAAGCCTTCATCTCGTCGATGATCCAGTCACGGCCCTTCTGGATGATACCTGCCGTACCGTCCCAATGACCACGAGACATCGCACCCTTCAGAGTGCGTTCATGCATACCATAGATATTGGTGAAAATCCGGTCCTGATCCTTGAGCATGGCTCATCCTTCATCATTCTGGCGTGACCGCCAGATGCCATAAGTCATCCATAAAGCCCAGACAAAACCTGCAAGGGCTATGAGATCGAAAAGGGCGCGCGTCCTTTGGGACAGCCCCAGTTGCCCGCCAACAAAGGTCGCGACGATCCAGAAAATGCCGACGCCAGCGAGGAACAGCGCCGCGCGCCGTCCGTCTGCACCATTAGCATTTTTCGGGTCGTTCGACATTACTGACCTTCGACGTCGTTAGTTTTGGCACGAGCGCGGAAACCGGCAACGCCGAGTTTCAGCACCAATTTAGCTTGTTCGACCCAGTTATCGCGGGTCACGCGGCCTTTGAAGCGCGGAAGGTTGTTGTCCATCCACACGACTTCTTCGTCGGTCCACGCGGCGATCTGATCGTAATGATAGATACCGTTCATGTTGAGCGTCGCTTCGAGCTTCGGACCGATACCTTCGATGATCTTCAGGTCGTCGGCGTCACCTTCACGCGGCTCGTCCAGAGCGGGCGGTCGAACGCCCTCGCCTGTCGCTTCATCGGCGGTCGTGCCCTCGTCCTCGCCATCGTCGGAACCCTGCATCGGTTCAGCGGTGACTTCGACTTCGGTCGGGTCAGTCTCGGCAGCTTCGGAAACCTCGGGCGCGGTGCCGGTCTCGACGCTGTCAGTGGGATCGGGCTCGGGTTCGGCGACTACTTCGGGTTCGACGACTACATGTGCCTCTTGGGGCTCCGGCCCTTCGCCGTCACAGAAGAAGTAGTTCAGCAGGAAGCCCGCAATCGCGGCAACAATGATGCCAGCGATGACCGCCATCACCAGACCCAAACCCGAGAAGACAGCAGCAGCCAGCCCGATCACCGCAGCGGCGATCCAGCAGTTGCGCTGGCAGGCATTGGTCGATGCGGAACGGGTTATGATCCTACTCCTGTGAAAAGCGGCCCGATGGAACGGGGCAGAGTTTCCCCTGCCCTACCAATCAGTTACCAGCCAGATCCTTGGCTTGGCCGATCCAGTTTTCACGCTCGACGCGGCCTTTGTAGTTCAGGCGGGTGTTGATCCAGGTCGCCTCGTCAGCGCTCCAGGACGCGATCTGGGCGTAGTGGTAAACACCGATGCCGTTCAGCTGTTCTTCGGCCTTCGGTCCGATGCCGCCGATCTTCTTCAGATCGTCAGCGCCGCCCTCACGCGGAGCGTCGAGCAGTTCGGGCTGGGTGCCTTCGACCTGAACGTCAGCTTCCGGATGGCCGCTGCCGTCAACGGTGGCTTCCTGAACGGTCACACCGGTTTCGTCGACAGGCTTGCCTTCGGCAGGCTTCGGTTCGTTTTCTTCGATCTGCTTCTGGGTCGCCTTCGCGGTACCCTGCTTGCCGAGCCACGGGGTCAGCAGCGGAACTTCGGTGCCGTCGATACGCTTGACGGTGTCGCCGATGTCGACAGCCAGCTGGGCCGAAGCGTTGTACTGTTGCTTGCCGCTTTCGTGGTCGGTCAGCGAGGTCAGGCCAGACAGCGGCTCTGCTGCATAGCGGCCGTTCTGCGGACCCGGAACCGGAACGTTACCGGCGGCCAGCTCGTCGAGCAGCCAGCGCAGTTTGTCGGCGGTGAGGTCTTCGTAGTAGTCCTTGCCGATCTGGGCCATCGGTGCGTTCGTGCAGGAACCGAGGCATTCGACCTCTTCCCAAGTGAACTTGCCGTCAGCCGACAGAGTGAACGGGTGGGCGTTGATCTTCTCTTTGCAGACGGCGATCAGGTCTTCCGCACCGCAGATCATGCACGACAGAGTGCCGCAGATCTGGATGTGAGCGATCGAGCCGGTCGGCTGGAGCTGGAACATGAAGTAGAAGGTCGCGACTTCGAGCGCACGGATGTACGCCATGCCGAGCATGTCCGCGACGGCTTCGATAGCCGGACGGGTCAGCCAGCCTTCTTGTTCTTGGGCACGCCACAGAAGAGGAATGATCGCCGAAGCCTGACGGCCTTCGGGATATTTCGTCATCTGGGCTTCGGCCCAGGCTTGGTTTTCAGCCGTAAAGGCAAAAGAAGCGGGCTGTTCGTGGTGCAAACGGCGAAGCATCAGGCTCTGGCTCCGGTCTTGGCGGCGGCGCGCTGCGCACAGCCTTGGTTTCTAAGTGTCAGGACGCGCTACACGTCCCTGTCTGGAGCGACATGCTCCCGTTTGGTTCGAGAACCGCGAGACCTTCGGCATAAAGCGTCTGTTCCGCGTCGAAAGCCTCTTCCTCGGTCAACCGCGATGCCGCCAGAATGGAGGCGCGGTTTTCGTTGGTCATGACACAGCCGGCGTTTTCTATCGCAACGACCAGCGCGTCAACGTTTTCCTGACTTCCGGCCAGCGCCGCAGTCGCCACGAGGGCAAGCGCGATACCGGCGATGTTCTTTCTCATTTCACTGCCCTTTCCGTAGGACAGAAGACCGCCGACCCCGAAAGGCCGGCGGCGCAAACTGTTTAGCGGTCGATCTCGCCGAACACGACGTCCATCGTACCGATGATCGCCGCAACGTCGGCCAGCTGGTGACCGGTCGCGATGTGGTCCATCGCCTGCAGGTGCAGGTAACCCGGTGCGCGCAGCTTGGCGCGGTAAGGCTTGTTGGTGCCGTCAGCCTTGAGGTAGACGCCGAATTCCCCCTTCGGCGCTTCAACGCAGGCATAAACCTCGCCCTCGGGGACGTGGAAGCCTTCGGTGTAGAGCTTGAAGTGATGGATCAGCGATTCCATCGAGGTCTTCATATCGCTACGCTTCGGCGGCGTGATCTTACCGCGGGCCAGAACGTCACCGCGCTCGACGCGCAGCTTGGCAGTGGCCTGCTTGATGATCGAGGTCGACTGGCGCATCTCTTCCATACGGACGAGGTAGCGGTCATAGCAGTCGCCGTTCTTGCCGACAGGGATCTGGAAATCGAACTCGTCGTAGCACTCGTAAGGCTGCGCACGGCGAAGGTCCCAAGCGAGGCCCGAACCACGGACCATCACGCCCGAGAAGCCCCAATCCTGGATTTCCTGCTCGTTCACGATGCCGATGTTGACGTTGCGCTGCTTGAAAATACGGTTTTCAGTCAGCAGACCGTCGATGTCGTCCAGAACGTTCGGGAAGTGATCGGCCCAAGCGTCAATATCGTCGAGAAGCGCGTCAGGCAGATCCTGGTGAACGCCGCCCGGACGGAAGTACGCCGCGTGAAGGCGGGCACCGCAGGCGCGTTCGTAGAAGATCATCAGCTTTTCGCGTTCTTCAAAGCCCCAGAGCGGTGGCGTCAGCGCGCCGACGTCCATCGCCTGCGTCGTCACGTTCAGAAGGTGGTTCAGAACGCGGCCGATTTCCGAGTAAAGAACGCGGATCAGCGAGGCACGGCGCGGAACTTCGACGCCGGTCAGCTTTTCGATCGCGAGGCACCATGCGTGCTCTTGGTTCATCGGCGCCACGTAGTCGAGGCGGTCGAAGTACGGCAGGTTTTGCAGGTAGGTGCGGCTTTCCATCAGCTTTTCGGTGCCACGGTGCAGCAGGCCGATGTGCGGGTCGCAACGCTCGACGATCTCGCCGTCAAGTTCGAGCACCAGACGCAGAACGCCGTGTGCCGCAGGGTGCTGCGGACCGAAGTTGATGTTGAAATTGCGGATTTTCTGTTCGCCGGTCAGGGCGTCTTCGAAACCTTTGGCGCCGTCCATCACTTGGCCCCTTCCTTTTCGTCGCCCGGAAGGATGTATTCAGCACCTTCCCACGGGGACATGAAATCGAACTGACGGTATTCCTGAACCAGCTTTACCGGCTCGTAGACAACGCGCTTCTGCGCTTCGTCATAGCGAACTTCGGTGTAACCGGTCGTCGGGAAGTCCTTGCGCAGCGGATAACCACGGAAACCGTAGTCGGTCAGGATGCGGCGCAGGTCGGGATGACCCGAGAAGAGAATGCCGAACATGTCGAACACTTCACGCTCGAACCAGTTGGCCGAGGGGTGAACGTCGACGATCGACGGAACCATCTGGTCCTCGCGCACCGAAACGCGCAGGCGGATGCGGTGGTTCTGGTACATCGACAGGAAGTGGTAAACGACGTCGAAACGCTTGGCACGGCCCGGATAGTCGACAGCGGTGATATCGACCAGCGACGAGAACTGGCATGACGCGTCGGTCTTCAGAAACTCGACGAAGGCCACCAGTTGCGACGGTGCGACATCGACGTTCAGCTCGCCGTGGGTGACATCCCACGACACGACGGCGTCGGTCTTTTTCAGTTCGAGCAGTGCGCCCAGCTCTTTGAGTGCTTCGGACATATCGGCTCCTTAACGCACGATTGTGCCGGTGCGGCGGATTTTGCGCTGAAGCTGGAGAATACCATACATCAGAGCTTCGGCGGTCGGAGGGCAGCCCGGAACGTAAACGTCGACCGGAACGATGCGGTCACAGCCGCGAACCACCGAGTAGGAATAGTGGTAGTAACCACCGCCGTTGGCGCACGAGCCCATCGAGATCACGTAGCGCGGTTCCGGCATCTGGTCGTAAACCTTACGGAGCGCCGGAGCCATCTTGTTGGTCAGCGTGCCTGCAACGATCATCAGGTCCGACTGGCGCGGGGATGCGCGCGGCGCGGTGCCGTAGCGTTCGATGTCGTAGCGCGGCATCGA
Above is a window of Marivivens aquimaris DNA encoding:
- a CDS encoding NADH-quinone oxidoreductase subunit E encodes the protein MLRRLHHEQPASFAFTAENQAWAEAQMTKYPEGRQASAIIPLLWRAQEQEGWLTRPAIEAVADMLGMAYIRALEVATFYFMFQLQPTGSIAHIQICGTLSCMICGAEDLIAVCKEKINAHPFTLSADGKFTWEEVECLGSCTNAPMAQIGKDYYEDLTADKLRWLLDELAAGNVPVPGPQNGRYAAEPLSGLTSLTDHESGKQQYNASAQLAVDIGDTVKRIDGTEVPLLTPWLGKQGTAKATQKQIEENEPKPAEGKPVDETGVTVQEATVDGSGHPEADVQVEGTQPELLDAPREGGADDLKKIGGIGPKAEEQLNGIGVYHYAQIASWSADEATWINTRLNYKGRVERENWIGQAKDLAGN
- a CDS encoding NADH-quinone oxidoreductase subunit C; this translates as MSEALKELGALLELKKTDAVVSWDVTHGELNVDVAPSQLVAFVEFLKTDASCQFSSLVDITAVDYPGRAKRFDVVYHFLSMYQNHRIRLRVSVREDQMVPSIVDVHPSANWFEREVFDMFGILFSGHPDLRRILTDYGFRGYPLRKDFPTTGYTEVRYDEAQKRVVYEPVKLVQEYRQFDFMSPWEGAEYILPGDEKEGAK
- a CDS encoding NADH-quinone oxidoreductase subunit D yields the protein MDGAKGFEDALTGEQKIRNFNINFGPQHPAAHGVLRLVLELDGEIVERCDPHIGLLHRGTEKLMESRTYLQNLPYFDRLDYVAPMNQEHAWCLAIEKLTGVEVPRRASLIRVLYSEIGRVLNHLLNVTTQAMDVGALTPPLWGFEEREKLMIFYERACGARLHAAYFRPGGVHQDLPDALLDDIDAWADHFPNVLDDIDGLLTENRIFKQRNVNIGIVNEQEIQDWGFSGVMVRGSGLAWDLRRAQPYECYDEFDFQIPVGKNGDCYDRYLVRMEEMRQSTSIIKQATAKLRVERGDVLARGKITPPKRSDMKTSMESLIHHFKLYTEGFHVPEGEVYACVEAPKGEFGVYLKADGTNKPYRAKLRAPGYLHLQAMDHIATGHQLADVAAIIGTMDVVFGEIDR
- the nuoF gene encoding NADH-quinone oxidoreductase subunit NuoF produces the protein MLKDQDRIFTNIYGMHERTLKGAMSRGHWDGTAGIIQKGRDWIIDEMKASGLRGRGGAGFPTGLKWSFMPKESDGRPSYLVVNADESEPGTCKDREIMRHDPHTLIEGCLIASFAMNAHACYIYLRGEYIREREALQAAIDEAYDAGLLGKNAAGSGYDFDLYLHHGAGAYICGEETALIESLEGKKGMPRMKPPFPAGAGLYGCPTTVNNVESIAVVPTILRRGASWFSGFGRQNNAGTKLFAISGHVNNPCVVEEEMSISFEELIEKHCGGIRGGWDNLLAVIPGGSSVPCVRGEKMKDAIMDFDYLRGELGSGLGTAAVIVMDKSTDIIKAIWRLSKFYKHESCGQCTPCREGTGWMMRVMERLVQGNASVEEIDMLFNVTKQVEGHTICALGDAAAWPIQGLIRNFRDVIEDRVNGKSIAAE
- a CDS encoding DUF5333 domain-containing protein, which codes for MRRLILPTLLAATIATASGAQTPLKDVTEISEGLIAAGMAIEIADNCDNISVRLIRGYSYLNGLKSRARELGYSGDEIDAYVDDKVEKARLEDIARQRLADKGAVSGNDATYCAVGEAEMAANTTVGSLIH
- the nuoG gene encoding NADH-quinone oxidoreductase subunit NuoG, translated to MSDLKKIIIDGIELEVPGAMTLIQACEEAGIEVPRFCYHERLSIAGNCRMCLVEVVGGPPKPAASCAMQVKDLRPGPEGQPPVVKTNSPMVKKAREGVMEFLLINHPLDCPICDQGGECDLQDQAMAYGVDFSRFREPKRAVDDLDLGPLVETHMTRCISCTRCVRFTSEVAGIMQMGQTGRGEDAEITSYLNQTLDSNMQGNIIDLCPVGALVSKPYAFTARPWELTKTETIDVMDALGSNIRVDTKGRQVMRILPRNHDGVNEEWISDKSRFVWDGLRRQRLDTPYIRENGKLRKASWGEALAATAAAMKGKKVAGLIGDLVNVEAAYSLKTLVEGLGGNVESRTNRSRVPAGNRSAYVGNAAVEDLDTAENIVIIGANPRVEAPVLNARIRKAWLRGANVAVVGEGGDFTYDYDNLGNDRAALQSLLDSGKNAGNGVIIVGQGALNEADGEAVLAAAMQLAANGGSKLLVLHTAASAVGALDVGAVTEGGLDAALNGAEVVFNLGADEVEVGEGATVIYQGSHGDRGAHRADIILPAAAYTEENGLFVNTEGRPQLALRACFAPGEAKENWAILRALSAELGATLPWDSLAQLRQKLVADVPHLAQIDEVVENEWAPLETGKLGDATFRNVVKDFYLTNPIARASQLMAELSAQAKARAAEPKVAAE
- a CDS encoding DUF5337 domain-containing protein, with protein sequence MSNDPKNANGADGRRAALFLAGVGIFWIVATFVGGQLGLSQRTRALFDLIALAGFVWALWMTYGIWRSRQNDEG
- a CDS encoding NuoB/complex I 20 kDa subunit family protein, whose protein sequence is MTGANTAGVDKEVVTQGLNRELQDKGFLVTSTADVINWARTGSLHWMTFGLACCAVEMMHTSMPRYDIERYGTAPRASPRQSDLMIVAGTLTNKMAPALRKVYDQMPEPRYVISMGSCANGGGYYHYSYSVVRGCDRIVPVDVYVPGCPPTAEALMYGILQLQRKIRRTGTIVR